One genomic region from Lacerta agilis isolate rLacAgi1 chromosome 13, rLacAgi1.pri, whole genome shotgun sequence encodes:
- the MRPL46 gene encoding 39S ribosomal protein L46, mitochondrial, whose product MAAPFGRVLLSGAAANWPIRACWRGLSGGSAAAGPKWRLFGALCLQRPHRVSQEMSPEEKEMTELLQQVEMEKSLYSDHELRRFAEEERMQRKKYDDDAGQEIVLIQDVEDLWEQKFRKFNPAPRITEADKENDRTSLNRKLDQNLLLLVKQKLGDQDVWLLPQTEWQEGETLRATAERALASLSGSHTEAKFLGNAPCGFYKYKFPKAAQTEGGTGAKVFFFKALLQGSHLPLASEKVDYVWVSKGELADYLKPKYHSQVARFLVDL is encoded by the exons ATGGCGGCGCCCTTTGGCAGGGTGCTGCTGAGCGGGGCTGCGGCGAACTGGCCGATCCGCGCTTGTTGGAGGGGTCTTTCCGGCGGCTCCGCGGCAGCCGGGCCGAAATGGAGGCTTTTCGGAGCGCTTTGCTTGCAAAGGCCGCACAGAGTCAGTCAGGAGATGAGTCCGGAGGAGAAAGAAATGACGGAGCTGCTGCAGCAG GTTGAGATGGAGAAAAGCCTCTATTCAGACCACGAACTCCGCCGCTTTGCAGAGGAGGAGCGTATGCAGAGGAAAAAATACGATGACGACGCTGGGCAGGAGATCGTGCTGATTCAAGATGTGGAAGACTTGTGGGAACAGAAATTCCGGAAGTTCAATCCTGCCCCACGGATAACAG AGGCCGACAAGGAAAATGACCGGACATCTTTGAACAGGAAGTTAGACCAGAACCTTCTGCTCCTGGTTAAGCAAAAGCTTGGTGACCAAGACGTTTGGCTCTTGCCTCAAACAGAGTGGCAAGAAGGGGAGACTCTGCGAGCCACAGCAGAACGGGCCTTGGCCTCTCTCTCAG GAAGCCACACGGAGGCCAAGTTCCTAGGCAATGCGCCATGCGGCTTTTACAAGTACAAGTTCCCCAAGGCGGCCCAGACAGAAGGTGGCACGGGAGCCAAGgtcttcttcttcaaagcccTCCTGCAGGGCAGCCACTTGCCCTTGGCCAGTGAGAAAGTGGACTACGTCTGGGTCAGCAAAGGGGAGCTGGCAGACTACTTGAAACCCAAGTACCACTCCCAGGTTGCTCGCTTTCTTGTGGACCTGTGA